A window from Microcoleus sp. AS-A8 encodes these proteins:
- a CDS encoding DUF4345 family protein, with product MESITLIAPNIAAALLMLLGGAALLFPKTMAAFVGIQPIAPVGVSEIRSTLGSFFLGLGATCLWLQSADAFTVLGVASLGAATVRLLSSVFDRSASIKNIGGVVAEALLGVLFLLSWGWSA from the coding sequence GTGGAAAGCATTACACTGATTGCTCCCAACATTGCAGCAGCGCTCCTCATGCTTCTGGGGGGAGCAGCGTTGCTTTTTCCCAAAACAATGGCTGCTTTTGTGGGTATTCAACCCATTGCCCCAGTTGGGGTTTCTGAAATTCGCTCAACACTCGGCAGTTTTTTTCTGGGGTTGGGAGCAACTTGTTTATGGTTGCAGTCTGCTGATGCCTTTACGGTTCTGGGTGTCGCTTCTTTGGGAGCGGCAACGGTTCGCCTGCTGTCAAGTGTGTTCGATCGCAGTGCCTCGATTAAGAACATTGGGGGTGTAGTTGCAGAGGCGTTACTCGGTGTCCTGTTTCTCCTGAGTTGGGGTTGGAGTGCTTGA
- a CDS encoding SDR family oxidoreductase, whose amino-acid sequence MSFANKTIILTGASAGIGRSLALSLAQQGANLVLAARNEAALEETVAACTNQPGTAIAIPTDVTQKDACQDLIEKAIATFGQIDILINNAGISMLTRFDEITDVSIFEQVMQVNYLGAVYCTHYALPYLKASRGLVVAISSLCGKTAVPTRTGYVASKHAMQGFFDTLRIELRGTGVDVLVVSPGFVATDIRQRALGANGQPLGQSPRDESKGNMSIDECVRQIVRAMERRKREHLMTLKGKVTPWVKLIAPGFVDRIAAYTTRRTTSAQK is encoded by the coding sequence ATGAGTTTTGCTAACAAAACGATTATTCTTACAGGTGCATCCGCCGGAATTGGACGATCGCTAGCACTCTCCTTGGCTCAGCAGGGGGCGAATTTAGTATTAGCCGCCCGCAATGAAGCAGCATTAGAAGAAACAGTTGCTGCCTGTACCAATCAGCCAGGAACTGCAATCGCAATTCCCACAGATGTGACTCAAAAAGACGCCTGTCAGGATTTGATAGAGAAAGCGATCGCAACATTTGGGCAGATTGATATTTTGATCAATAATGCCGGAATATCAATGCTGACCCGCTTTGATGAGATTACAGACGTGTCCATTTTTGAGCAGGTGATGCAGGTAAACTACCTCGGTGCCGTCTACTGCACCCACTACGCCTTACCCTATCTCAAAGCCAGTCGAGGGCTTGTGGTGGCTATCTCTTCGCTGTGTGGCAAAACGGCTGTACCTACTCGCACCGGTTACGTTGCCAGTAAGCACGCGATGCAAGGGTTCTTCGATACCCTCCGCATTGAGTTACGGGGAACTGGGGTGGATGTGCTGGTTGTCTCACCGGGGTTTGTTGCAACCGACATCCGGCAACGTGCTCTAGGAGCGAATGGACAACCATTGGGACAGAGTCCTCGTGATGAGAGCAAGGGCAATATGTCGATAGACGAGTGTGTGCGTCAAATTGTTAGGGCGATGGAACGACGCAAACGCGAACACCTGATGACGTTGAAAGGCAAAGTGACACCTTGGGTAAAGTTGATTGCGCCAGGGTTCGTTGACCGCATTGCTGCTTATACTACCCGCAGGACAACTTCCGCCCAGAAGTAA
- a CDS encoding alpha/beta hydrolase has product MKADFLPPSVVDIQDKDAIALLQPLQRRVVQVPFEQGTTAIATAYIRHCSDRSASRSNATPILLLHGFDSSLLEFRRLLPLLTTRHETWAVDLFGSGFTEYVPTLAVNPQTIRQHLLSVVETWIGQPVMLVGASLGGAVAIDFALNYPNWVRSLILIDSVGFSGSFPVGQFLPHPLIELGANWLHFRKQAALTAALAFPMIDPTLVDALRCSLLHQEMPGWKAAIASFTQSGGYGNLGDRITQVNHPTLILWGEADDVLGTDDATKFEQAISGSQLIWIPEAGHVPHFDRPQSVAAHMLTFARRIRS; this is encoded by the coding sequence ATGAAAGCTGATTTTTTACCGCCTTCAGTTGTTGATATTCAAGACAAAGATGCGATCGCTCTTCTTCAACCGCTTCAGCGTCGGGTGGTTCAGGTTCCCTTCGAGCAGGGCACAACTGCAATCGCAACTGCCTACATTCGTCATTGTTCCGATCGCTCAGCTTCCCGCTCCAACGCTACACCAATTCTGTTGCTCCACGGATTTGACAGTTCCCTGCTGGAGTTCCGGCGTTTGCTCCCCTTATTAACAACCCGACACGAGACTTGGGCAGTGGATCTGTTTGGCTCTGGATTTACAGAGTACGTTCCCACCCTTGCCGTCAATCCTCAAACCATCCGGCAGCACCTCCTTAGCGTTGTAGAAACCTGGATTGGTCAACCTGTAATGCTGGTTGGTGCATCGTTAGGAGGTGCAGTGGCGATCGACTTTGCCTTAAATTATCCCAACTGGGTGCGATCGCTCATCTTGATTGACAGTGTTGGCTTCTCTGGCAGCTTTCCGGTTGGGCAATTTCTGCCGCATCCCCTGATTGAATTGGGGGCGAATTGGCTACACTTCCGCAAACAGGCTGCTCTCACTGCCGCTTTAGCTTTCCCAATGATTGACCCAACGCTAGTCGATGCGCTTCGCTGTTCTCTGCTGCATCAGGAGATGCCAGGATGGAAAGCGGCGATCGCATCCTTCACCCAAAGTGGAGGTTATGGTAATTTGGGCGATCGCATCACTCAGGTAAACCACCCTACTCTGATTTTGTGGGGAGAAGCCGATGATGTATTGGGGACGGACGATGCAACTAAGTTTGAACAGGCAATTTCAGGCAGTCAACTCATTTGGATTCCAGAAGCGGGTCATGTGCCTCACTTCGATCGACCTCAATCTGTTGCAGCGCATATGCTGACTTTTGCGCGACGCATCAGAAGTTGA
- a CDS encoding alpha-ketoglutarate-dependent dioxygenase AlkB, with product MRDASEVDRLFVCVMLTIPLQLPDADIVFYPSLLDGQESDGLLTELTETINWRQDWITIYGRSMPQPRLTAWYGDPGKSYIYSGITMHPSPWTHTLLDLKAKAEAISGVAFNSVLLNLYRDGNDSMGWHSDDEPELGHNPVIGSLSLGGTRRFRLRHRAEKDLKHQLELTSGSFLLMQGTTQHYWQHHIPKTKRPVPPRINLTFRVID from the coding sequence TTGCGCGACGCATCAGAAGTTGATCGCCTATTTGTCTGTGTGATGCTCACTATCCCTCTCCAACTACCTGACGCCGATATCGTATTCTACCCATCTCTGCTGGATGGGCAGGAAAGCGATGGCCTTTTGACAGAACTGACTGAAACGATCAACTGGCGACAGGACTGGATTACGATTTACGGGCGTTCAATGCCTCAACCCAGGCTGACAGCTTGGTATGGCGATCCTGGTAAATCCTACATTTACTCTGGCATCACGATGCACCCCTCTCCCTGGACACATACACTACTTGACCTCAAAGCAAAGGCTGAAGCGATTTCTGGTGTGGCGTTCAACAGTGTATTGCTAAATCTCTACCGAGATGGCAACGACAGTATGGGGTGGCACAGCGATGATGAACCTGAGTTGGGGCACAATCCCGTCATTGGTTCTCTGAGTTTGGGCGGAACACGGCGGTTCAGGCTCCGGCACCGAGCTGAGAAAGACTTGAAGCATCAACTGGAGTTAACCTCTGGCAGTTTCTTGTTGATGCAAGGGACAACGCAACATTACTGGCAGCATCACATTCCTAAAACTAAACGTCCGGTTCCTCCCCGGATTAATTTAACCTTTCGAGTGATTGACTGA